From a region of the Corallococcus coralloides DSM 2259 genome:
- a CDS encoding ATP-grasp domain-containing protein: MDIAVITYAGLPQMNPLDAPLVPALQALGLEARPVIWDDPTVDWSRVRAAVVRNAWDSHLRREEFVAWADRVGSVTRLFNPADVLRWNTHKGYLKTLEARGLPLTPTVWVPPGGTLDVAATARERGWDAVVLKPAVAAGGLKVFIVRREQWDDASVKVAELAKEGDVMVQPYLRAFETEGERSYIFFNGVFSHAVRRPPTLTTAPRGFAEPHGFTPDNAAEARLAHEVMEASGGARLLYARVDVATDNEGRTRLQEVEVTEPCLFLPMDAGAAERMARAVVARL, from the coding sequence TTGGACATCGCCGTCATCACCTACGCCGGACTGCCGCAGATGAACCCGCTGGACGCGCCGCTGGTGCCCGCGCTGCAGGCGCTGGGCCTGGAGGCGCGGCCGGTCATCTGGGATGACCCCACCGTGGATTGGAGCCGCGTCCGCGCGGCGGTGGTGCGCAACGCCTGGGACAGCCACCTGCGCCGCGAGGAGTTCGTCGCCTGGGCGGACCGCGTGGGGAGCGTCACGCGGCTGTTCAACCCCGCGGACGTGCTCCGGTGGAACACGCACAAGGGCTACTTGAAGACGCTGGAGGCGCGCGGCCTGCCCTTGACGCCCACCGTCTGGGTGCCGCCCGGCGGGACGCTGGACGTGGCGGCGACGGCGCGCGAGCGCGGCTGGGACGCGGTCGTGCTCAAGCCCGCGGTGGCGGCGGGCGGGCTCAAGGTCTTCATCGTCCGGCGCGAGCAGTGGGATGACGCGAGCGTGAAGGTGGCGGAGCTGGCGAAGGAGGGCGACGTGATGGTGCAGCCCTACCTGCGCGCCTTCGAGACGGAGGGCGAGCGCTCGTACATCTTCTTCAACGGCGTCTTCAGCCACGCGGTGCGCCGCCCTCCCACGCTGACCACCGCGCCCCGGGGCTTCGCGGAGCCGCACGGCTTCACGCCGGACAACGCGGCGGAAGCGCGGCTGGCGCACGAGGTGATGGAGGCGTCCGGAGGCGCGCGGCTGTTGTACGCGCGCGTGGACGTGGCCACGGACAACGAAGGGCGCACCCGGCTGCAGGAGGTGGAGGTGACGGAGCCGTGCCTCTTCCTGCCCATGGACGCGGGCGCGGCGGAGCGGATGGCCAGGGCTGTCGTTGCACGGTTGTAG
- a CDS encoding FHA domain-containing protein, whose product MRALLLSLLIRQHMALQEKFNAKYPHAWLVWEAGAWNVPEEQNVAATRLPMMDLRDCLPAGDALCFELMGVADRGPLKLGRASHNTFVVNDATVSREQFALHPTPDGGWKVERLAQSRPVTVNGEALEAEQPRLLRTGDELKVGDVRLTFHDAPSFHARIGRIAAQVLAQAAAPPPPQR is encoded by the coding sequence ATGCGAGCCCTGTTGCTCTCGCTGCTCATCCGGCAGCACATGGCACTCCAGGAGAAGTTCAACGCCAAGTACCCGCACGCGTGGCTGGTGTGGGAGGCGGGCGCGTGGAACGTCCCCGAGGAGCAGAACGTGGCGGCCACGCGGCTGCCCATGATGGACCTGCGCGACTGCCTGCCCGCGGGCGACGCGCTGTGCTTCGAGCTGATGGGGGTGGCGGACCGCGGCCCCCTGAAGCTGGGGCGCGCGTCGCACAACACCTTCGTGGTCAACGACGCCACGGTGTCGCGCGAGCAGTTCGCCCTGCACCCCACGCCGGACGGCGGCTGGAAGGTGGAGCGGCTGGCGCAGTCCCGGCCCGTGACGGTGAACGGCGAAGCGCTGGAGGCGGAGCAGCCGCGCCTCCTGCGCACGGGCGACGAGCTGAAGGTGGGCGACGTGCGCCTCACCTTCCACGACGCTCCATCGTTCCACGCGCGCATCGGCCGCATCGCCGCGCAGGTGCTGGCGCAGGCCGCCGCACCGCCACCGCCGCAGCGCTGA
- a CDS encoding lamin tail domain-containing protein yields the protein MRSSPRLLLAALGAVLLLGSACSSDPEVNAVCGDGKKEGAEQCDDGNTRGGDGCEANCTLPGAKCGDGVKAPTEACDDGNTTGGDGCEADCTVTTQQTVQCWATPPAPLANGATCEVTKAGTAGKLFTGIVLKDGQTLVGGQVLVDAQGVITCSECDCSKAAGAAEATVVTCPTGVISPGLINPHDHLTFPGSPLASTSVERYEHRHDWREGKNSHTKLENRSNSKADAIRWSELRQVMAGTTAIAGAGGQAGLLRNMDTGGSAGIANQEGLGMPYADSDTFPLGDSTGNTLADSCSYSSFPSSATITGRTSAYLPHIAEGIAATAQNEFRCLSTGGGNVLFPRSAIIHGVGLTAREISEMAAHGTGLVWSPRSNISLYGDTAMVTAYKRLGVSISLGTDWIRSGSMNLLRELACADHLNTTRYAKTFTDEDLWRMVTANAADAVEVSSRLGRIAPGKMADLAIFRVGANAASPFRAVITAQPADVVLTVRGGKPLYGDQALVDGLKGTDACDALDVCGTQKAACVKSEIGQTLAEFQGSADTRNLYPLFACGTPANEPTCEPSRSAVNTSFPVAAVNGSTVYTGVASAADADADGIEDSADNCPTIFNPVRPMDNERQLDTDGDGVGDACDPCPLEAGTTACQAFRGEDDDHDGVATWKDNCPFVANADQKDTDGDGKGDMCDGCPNDAASCSVADPSDFDYDGVAAPGDNCPLVANPDQKDTDGDGVGDACDSCPGTILAGGVCATSVYDVKATPRFGNLSLVNGKVAVDDVVVTAVDAKADRGYWVQVANYPAGKGAEDSGLFIYSLKSDVAVGDNIRVEGTLKEYFGLLEVIDGKVTKHSAANPLPAPAVVRTEDIRTNGPKAKALEGALVEVRNVFNTRLENDKREFIVDENKAGDPASSGLMVDDQAFSYAPQVLGTEYTTLRGVLTFTFSDHKLLPRSAADMVIPLPPLPALTGFTSGGFVRVGGTQAIPQRLTVTMAKAYPVDVTVTIGSSDAAALSAAGGQVVIPAGQTSATVALEAKAVAASVTLTATLGTSSQTTALRVLGETEAASITDLTPATVGVAPGGTARFTVTFDRPVPAGTPLDLEVTPASFGSITARAVTTDALTATFDLTVDEASTGSGTVTLGTLSATVNVITNMPRLVSLTPSTATVNAGAAQVFTVTLEYAPTEPVQVLLALTSPATPFGTLAATSVTVGAGATTATVTFTAAAEGEGTGRVSASLNGITHSAELTVLPPPAKLASVTPDTVTVTVGTTQTFTVTLDRKAPAGGAAVEVAFRPAELGSLADSTVTVPEGQTTATFVFTATEATGEGQLTASYRGVTKEAAVTVAPPQGHVVISEFCGGTSENASDEFIELYNPTNVEVDMSGWKIQYRAAGATSKYGQSAELPQGAKIKAHGYYLLVGSAYSLAVEKDASYSFNTSASTSGGGHVRLGTAAIGQEDNDANAIDTLGYGTGAAPEGGHAAPAHPASGGSLERKARASSTSATMGVGGADEFAGNGQDTDDNAADFVQRTTRQPQNSSSPTETP from the coding sequence ATGCGCAGCTCCCCCCGTCTATTGCTGGCCGCCCTGGGCGCGGTCCTTCTATTGGGCAGTGCCTGCAGTTCAGATCCAGAGGTCAATGCGGTCTGCGGTGACGGAAAGAAGGAAGGCGCCGAGCAGTGCGATGACGGCAACACCCGAGGGGGAGACGGGTGCGAAGCGAACTGCACCCTGCCGGGGGCGAAGTGCGGTGACGGCGTCAAGGCACCCACGGAGGCGTGCGACGACGGCAACACCACGGGAGGCGACGGGTGCGAGGCGGACTGTACCGTCACCACCCAGCAGACGGTCCAGTGTTGGGCCACGCCTCCCGCGCCGCTCGCGAACGGCGCCACCTGTGAGGTGACGAAGGCGGGCACGGCGGGCAAGCTCTTCACGGGCATCGTCCTCAAGGATGGCCAGACGCTGGTGGGCGGCCAGGTGCTGGTGGACGCGCAGGGCGTCATCACCTGCTCCGAGTGCGACTGCTCGAAGGCGGCGGGCGCCGCGGAGGCCACGGTGGTGACGTGCCCCACGGGCGTCATCTCCCCGGGCCTCATCAACCCGCACGACCACCTCACCTTCCCGGGCTCGCCCCTGGCCAGCACCAGCGTGGAGCGCTACGAGCACCGCCACGACTGGCGCGAGGGCAAGAACAGCCACACCAAGCTGGAGAACAGGTCCAACTCGAAGGCGGACGCGATCCGCTGGTCGGAGCTGCGCCAGGTGATGGCGGGCACCACCGCCATCGCGGGCGCGGGCGGGCAGGCGGGACTCCTGCGCAACATGGACACGGGCGGCAGCGCGGGCATCGCGAACCAGGAGGGCCTGGGGATGCCGTACGCGGACTCGGACACCTTCCCGCTGGGTGACAGCACCGGCAACACCCTGGCGGACAGCTGCTCCTACTCCTCGTTCCCGTCCTCGGCGACCATCACCGGGCGCACGTCCGCGTACCTGCCGCACATCGCGGAGGGCATCGCGGCCACGGCTCAGAACGAGTTCCGCTGCCTGTCCACGGGCGGCGGCAACGTCCTGTTCCCGCGCTCGGCCATCATCCACGGCGTGGGCCTGACCGCCCGGGAGATTTCAGAGATGGCGGCGCACGGCACCGGCCTCGTCTGGTCGCCGCGCTCCAACATCTCGCTGTACGGCGACACGGCGATGGTGACGGCCTACAAGCGGCTGGGCGTGTCCATCTCCCTGGGCACGGACTGGATCCGCTCCGGCTCCATGAACCTCCTGCGCGAGCTGGCGTGCGCGGACCACCTCAACACCACGCGCTACGCCAAGACCTTCACGGACGAGGACCTGTGGCGCATGGTGACGGCCAACGCCGCGGACGCGGTGGAGGTCTCCTCGCGCCTGGGCCGCATCGCCCCGGGCAAGATGGCGGACCTGGCCATCTTCCGCGTGGGCGCGAACGCGGCCTCGCCGTTCCGCGCGGTCATCACCGCGCAGCCGGCGGACGTGGTGCTGACGGTGCGCGGCGGCAAGCCGCTCTACGGCGACCAGGCGCTGGTGGACGGCCTCAAGGGCACGGACGCGTGCGACGCGCTGGACGTGTGCGGCACCCAGAAGGCCGCGTGCGTGAAGTCGGAGATTGGCCAGACGCTGGCGGAGTTCCAGGGCTCCGCGGACACCCGGAACCTCTACCCGCTGTTCGCGTGCGGCACGCCGGCGAACGAGCCCACCTGCGAGCCTTCGCGCAGCGCGGTGAACACCAGCTTCCCGGTGGCCGCCGTCAACGGCTCCACCGTCTACACGGGCGTGGCGAGCGCGGCGGACGCGGACGCGGACGGCATCGAGGACTCCGCCGACAACTGCCCCACCATCTTCAACCCCGTGCGCCCCATGGACAACGAGCGGCAGCTGGACACGGATGGCGACGGCGTGGGTGACGCGTGCGACCCGTGCCCCCTGGAGGCCGGCACCACCGCGTGCCAGGCCTTCCGCGGCGAGGACGACGACCACGACGGCGTGGCCACCTGGAAGGACAACTGCCCCTTCGTGGCCAACGCGGACCAGAAGGACACGGACGGCGACGGCAAGGGCGACATGTGCGACGGCTGCCCGAATGACGCGGCCTCGTGCTCGGTCGCCGACCCGTCCGACTTCGACTACGACGGCGTCGCCGCCCCTGGCGACAACTGCCCGCTCGTGGCCAACCCGGACCAGAAGGACACGGACGGCGACGGCGTGGGTGATGCGTGCGACTCGTGCCCGGGGACCATCCTCGCCGGCGGCGTGTGCGCCACCAGCGTCTACGACGTGAAGGCGACGCCCCGCTTCGGCAACCTGTCGCTGGTGAACGGGAAGGTGGCGGTGGACGACGTGGTGGTGACCGCGGTGGATGCGAAGGCGGACCGCGGCTACTGGGTGCAGGTGGCGAACTACCCGGCCGGCAAGGGCGCGGAGGACTCCGGCCTCTTCATCTACAGCCTCAAGTCCGACGTCGCGGTGGGCGACAACATCCGCGTGGAGGGCACGCTGAAGGAGTACTTCGGCCTGCTGGAGGTGATTGACGGCAAGGTGACGAAGCACAGCGCGGCCAACCCGCTGCCGGCCCCGGCGGTGGTGCGCACGGAGGACATCCGCACCAACGGCCCGAAGGCGAAGGCGCTGGAGGGCGCGCTGGTGGAGGTCCGCAACGTCTTCAACACCCGCCTGGAGAACGACAAGCGCGAGTTCATCGTGGACGAGAACAAGGCCGGCGACCCGGCGTCCTCGGGCCTGATGGTGGATGACCAGGCCTTCTCCTATGCCCCGCAGGTGCTGGGCACGGAGTACACCACGCTGCGCGGCGTGCTCACGTTCACCTTCAGCGACCACAAGCTGCTGCCCCGGAGCGCGGCGGACATGGTCATCCCGCTGCCGCCCCTGCCGGCGCTGACGGGCTTCACGTCCGGCGGCTTCGTGCGCGTGGGCGGCACCCAGGCGATTCCGCAGCGCCTCACCGTGACGATGGCGAAGGCCTACCCGGTGGACGTCACCGTGACCATCGGCTCCAGCGACGCGGCGGCCCTGTCCGCGGCGGGCGGGCAGGTGGTGATTCCGGCCGGCCAGACGAGCGCCACGGTGGCGCTGGAGGCGAAGGCGGTGGCGGCCTCGGTGACCCTCACCGCGACGCTGGGCACGTCCTCCCAGACGACCGCGCTGCGCGTGCTGGGTGAGACCGAAGCGGCCAGCATCACGGACCTCACCCCTGCGACGGTGGGCGTGGCGCCGGGCGGCACGGCGCGCTTCACCGTGACGTTCGACCGGCCGGTGCCGGCCGGCACCCCGCTGGACCTGGAGGTGACGCCCGCGAGCTTCGGCTCCATCACGGCCCGGGCCGTGACGACGGACGCGCTGACGGCCACCTTCGACCTGACCGTGGACGAGGCCAGCACCGGCTCCGGCACGGTGACGCTGGGCACGCTGAGCGCCACGGTGAACGTCATCACGAACATGCCTCGGCTGGTGTCGCTCACCCCGTCCACCGCCACGGTGAACGCGGGCGCGGCCCAGGTGTTCACGGTGACGCTGGAGTACGCTCCGACGGAGCCCGTGCAGGTGCTGCTGGCGCTGACCTCGCCGGCCACGCCCTTCGGCACGCTGGCCGCCACGTCGGTGACGGTGGGCGCGGGCGCGACGACGGCGACGGTGACGTTCACCGCCGCCGCGGAAGGGGAGGGGACGGGCAGGGTGTCCGCTTCGCTCAACGGCATCACGCACTCCGCGGAGCTGACCGTGCTGCCTCCTCCCGCGAAGCTCGCCAGCGTCACGCCGGACACGGTGACGGTGACGGTGGGCACGACGCAGACGTTCACCGTCACGCTGGACCGCAAGGCCCCCGCGGGCGGCGCGGCCGTGGAGGTGGCGTTCAGGCCCGCGGAGCTGGGCTCGCTGGCGGACTCGACGGTGACGGTGCCGGAAGGTCAGACGACCGCGACCTTCGTCTTCACCGCCACGGAGGCCACGGGCGAAGGCCAGCTCACCGCGTCCTACCGGGGCGTGACGAAGGAGGCGGCCGTGACGGTGGCCCCGCCCCAGGGCCACGTCGTCATCAGCGAGTTCTGCGGCGGCACCTCCGAGAACGCGTCGGACGAGTTCATCGAGCTCTACAACCCCACGAACGTGGAGGTCGACATGAGCGGCTGGAAGATCCAGTACCGGGCCGCGGGCGCGACCTCCAAGTACGGTCAGTCCGCCGAGCTGCCCCAGGGCGCGAAGATCAAGGCGCACGGCTACTACCTGCTGGTCGGCAGCGCCTACTCCCTCGCGGTGGAGAAGGACGCGTCGTATTCGTTCAACACGTCCGCCAGCACGTCGGGCGGCGGCCACGTCCGCTTGGGCACGGCCGCCATCGGGCAGGAGGACAACGACGCGAATGCCATCGACACCCTGGGCTACGGCACGGGCGCGGCTCCTGAAGGCGGCCACGCCGCGCCGGCGCACCCCGCGTCCGGCGGCAGCCTGGAGCGCAAGGCCCGGGCGTCCTCCACCTCCGCCACCATGGGCGTGGGCGGCGCGGACGAGTTCGCCGGCAACGGCCAGGACACGGACGACAACGCGGCGGACTTCGTGCAGCGCACGACGCGCCAGCCGCAGAACTCGTCGAGCCCCACCGAGACGCCGTAG
- a CDS encoding tetratricopeptide repeat protein, producing MRSLIRSRRSEPKALSLALALALGTPVPAVAAEATVTSVDDQAREKFSEGNLAYDLGEFDRALKAFSEAYRIKPLPAFLFNIAQCHRQLNNPSRASFFYRRYLSLSQGEPANADVVRELIAEMDTKARVQEEQRRERERFARDRELQKAREQAALAEARANEARLAANPSAAPEKNGASQALAMQVPDASVKTEAGASKPWTRRWYVWAGAGAVALLAGGAVWAATAPNPRDTTLGTVGR from the coding sequence ATGCGGTCATTGATCCGTTCGCGGCGCAGTGAGCCCAAGGCGTTGAGCCTGGCGCTCGCGCTCGCGCTGGGGACGCCGGTCCCGGCGGTGGCGGCGGAGGCGACGGTCACCTCCGTGGACGACCAGGCGCGGGAGAAGTTCTCCGAGGGCAACCTGGCGTACGACCTGGGCGAGTTCGACCGGGCGCTCAAGGCCTTCAGCGAGGCGTACCGCATCAAGCCGCTGCCCGCGTTCCTCTTCAACATCGCGCAGTGCCACCGGCAGCTGAACAACCCGTCGCGCGCGTCCTTCTTCTACCGGCGCTACCTGTCGCTGTCGCAGGGGGAGCCGGCCAACGCGGACGTGGTGCGCGAGCTCATCGCGGAGATGGACACCAAGGCGCGCGTCCAGGAGGAGCAGCGCCGGGAGCGCGAGCGCTTCGCCAGGGACCGTGAGCTCCAGAAGGCGCGGGAGCAGGCCGCGCTGGCGGAGGCGCGCGCCAACGAGGCGAGGCTCGCCGCGAATCCGTCCGCCGCGCCGGAGAAGAACGGGGCCTCCCAGGCCCTGGCCATGCAGGTGCCGGACGCGTCCGTGAAGACGGAGGCGGGCGCCTCCAAGCCGTGGACGCGCCGCTGGTACGTCTGGGCGGGCGCGGGCGCGGTGGCGCTGCTCGCGGGAGGCGCGGTGTGGGCCGCCACGGCGCCGAATCCCCGGGACACGACGCTCGGCACCGTGGGGCGGTAG
- a CDS encoding serine/threonine-protein kinase: MGTDDLLAHTVLSESGDAVTDGGGAPVVMSPAGQEAQEGAVLGNYQLEKLLGEGSMGRVFQARHVRLGRQVALKVLKPEHARDSSFVQRFFQEARTVNQINHEHIVEVFDFVDESPDGHVYCVMELLRGQSLAALLKEEGLTLERVQRMGVQVCAALGAAHQVGVVHRDIKPDNLFITQRSGQQDFVKVLDFGVAKLITTQTGVSLTGTLDGTIIGTPAYMAPEQAAGLPVDARADIYAVGNILYEMLSGHPPFQAPAFGQLVVQIITQQPPPLPSHLPSGERVPPELAQLVMRCLAKEPEGRPQQLAEVTTALLLMPTAPAAEPRTEALVVEEAERPTLRMRVPGLLRSRRLQVSVGLAALALVSGITTWNGLHSMRASHAEQAPAVASATEAAAQGTPAAGAADAVTLTVNSSPPGAKVVRVDTGEELGVTPLTKALSRQAVPPQLRVELAGYVPLERAVELKQDAAAAELSVPLVKASAGPRRAPARAPGRKGGSRDAVIDPFAAQ, translated from the coding sequence AATCGGGTGACGCCGTGACCGACGGTGGCGGAGCTCCGGTCGTGATGTCGCCGGCCGGACAGGAGGCCCAGGAAGGCGCGGTGCTGGGCAACTACCAGCTGGAGAAGCTCCTGGGCGAAGGGTCCATGGGCCGCGTGTTCCAGGCGCGGCACGTGCGGCTGGGGCGCCAGGTGGCGCTCAAGGTCCTCAAGCCGGAGCACGCGCGGGACAGCTCGTTCGTGCAGCGCTTCTTCCAGGAGGCGCGCACCGTCAATCAGATCAACCACGAGCACATCGTGGAGGTCTTCGACTTCGTGGACGAGTCGCCCGACGGGCACGTCTACTGCGTGATGGAGCTCTTGCGCGGGCAGAGCCTGGCGGCGCTCCTGAAGGAGGAGGGGCTGACGCTGGAGCGCGTGCAGCGCATGGGCGTGCAGGTGTGCGCGGCGCTGGGCGCGGCCCACCAGGTGGGCGTGGTGCACCGGGACATCAAGCCGGACAACCTCTTCATCACGCAGCGCTCCGGGCAGCAGGACTTCGTGAAGGTGTTGGACTTCGGCGTGGCGAAGCTCATCACCACTCAGACGGGCGTGAGCCTCACCGGCACGCTGGACGGGACCATCATCGGCACGCCGGCGTACATGGCGCCGGAGCAGGCCGCGGGGCTGCCGGTGGACGCGCGCGCGGACATCTACGCGGTGGGCAACATCCTCTACGAGATGCTCTCCGGCCACCCGCCATTCCAGGCGCCGGCCTTCGGGCAGCTGGTGGTGCAGATCATCACCCAGCAGCCGCCGCCGCTGCCGTCGCACCTGCCTTCGGGCGAGCGCGTGCCGCCGGAGCTGGCGCAGCTGGTGATGCGCTGCCTGGCGAAGGAGCCGGAAGGACGTCCCCAGCAGCTGGCGGAGGTCACCACGGCGCTGCTCCTGATGCCCACCGCGCCGGCCGCTGAGCCGCGCACCGAAGCGCTGGTGGTGGAGGAGGCGGAGCGGCCCACCCTGCGCATGCGCGTGCCGGGCCTCCTGCGCTCCCGGCGGCTCCAGGTGTCCGTGGGGCTGGCGGCGCTCGCGCTGGTGTCCGGCATCACCACGTGGAACGGGCTGCACTCGATGCGCGCCTCCCATGCCGAACAGGCTCCGGCGGTGGCGTCCGCCACGGAAGCGGCCGCGCAGGGGACACCGGCGGCGGGCGCGGCGGACGCGGTGACGCTCACGGTGAACTCGTCGCCGCCGGGCGCGAAGGTGGTGCGCGTGGACACCGGCGAGGAGCTGGGCGTCACGCCGCTGACGAAGGCGCTGAGCCGGCAGGCGGTGCCGCCGCAGCTGCGCGTGGAGCTCGCGGGCTACGTTCCGTTGGAGCGGGCGGTGGAGCTGAAGCAGGATGCCGCCGCCGCGGAGCTGTCCGTGCCGCTGGTGAAGGCGAGCGCGGGGCCGCGCCGAGCCCCCGCGCGTGCGCCGGGCCGCAAGGGAGGAAGCCGGGATGCGGTCATTGATCCGTTCGCGGCGCAGTGA
- a CDS encoding serine/threonine-protein kinase: protein MITRNPSSTVSRFLDAHLRRDAQARELSVARFMSILSAICVVVAAALGPAMGWDLTLALMGLSTVLSGYYGCMWWVLRSGAFHPAIPWLNVFIEVSIPAVVLAFDLHFKGPVYALTAPTLVIWGTLVTLAGLRSNPRLGLAAGALVAAEYLALYFGFVRPLLPEEPLVTLAPLFICVRAFFFVATGALTATLARHFLERTRSALAALREQEVMGKYVLHERVGAGGMAEVYRATYSPEGGFEKQVALKRILPSYADDAAFVTMFRREAELCSSLYHPNIVQVFDLGRHGGTYFLAMEYVDGLPLSALLKPQNRRPLPLSAATFLAAELASALDYLHRRTSADGVPLRLVHRDLNPPNILVSRIGEVKLSDFGIARDAVRANLTVAGSVRGKLGYMAPEQAMGQDIDGRADLFALGLTLHEALTGRRALSGHSEEVLLRAAVDQEVVPPSQLNPAVPLALDLIVMQLLQKDPAKRTPNGAALRQQLLALEGPAAPFPHGQGELGRVAREAKTLAEQLTQETVETAAVGKPGLARLA, encoded by the coding sequence ATGATCACCCGGAATCCATCCAGCACCGTGTCGCGCTTCCTGGACGCGCACCTGCGACGGGACGCGCAGGCCCGCGAGCTGTCAGTGGCGCGCTTCATGAGCATCCTGTCCGCCATCTGCGTGGTGGTGGCCGCGGCGCTGGGGCCCGCGATGGGCTGGGACCTGACGCTCGCGCTGATGGGGCTGTCCACGGTGCTGTCGGGCTACTACGGCTGCATGTGGTGGGTGTTGCGCTCCGGCGCGTTCCACCCGGCCATCCCGTGGCTGAACGTCTTCATTGAAGTGAGCATCCCCGCGGTGGTGCTGGCGTTCGACCTGCACTTCAAGGGTCCGGTCTACGCGCTCACCGCGCCCACGCTGGTCATCTGGGGCACGCTGGTGACGCTGGCGGGCCTGCGCAGCAACCCGCGCCTGGGGCTGGCCGCGGGCGCGCTGGTGGCGGCGGAGTACCTGGCGCTCTACTTCGGCTTCGTGCGGCCGCTGTTGCCGGAGGAGCCGCTCGTTACACTGGCGCCGCTGTTCATCTGCGTGCGCGCGTTCTTCTTCGTGGCCACGGGCGCGCTGACGGCGACGCTGGCGCGGCACTTCCTGGAGCGCACGCGGAGCGCGCTCGCGGCGCTGCGCGAACAGGAGGTCATGGGCAAGTACGTGCTGCATGAGCGCGTGGGCGCGGGCGGCATGGCGGAGGTGTACCGGGCCACGTACTCGCCGGAGGGCGGCTTCGAGAAGCAGGTGGCCCTGAAGCGCATCCTGCCGTCGTACGCGGACGACGCGGCGTTCGTGACCATGTTCCGGCGCGAGGCGGAGCTGTGCTCGTCGCTCTACCACCCCAACATCGTCCAGGTGTTCGACCTGGGCCGCCACGGCGGCACCTACTTCCTGGCCATGGAGTACGTGGACGGGCTGCCCCTGAGCGCGCTGCTCAAGCCGCAGAACCGCCGGCCCCTGCCCCTGTCCGCCGCGACGTTCCTGGCCGCGGAGCTGGCGTCCGCGCTGGACTACCTGCACCGGCGCACCAGCGCGGACGGCGTGCCCCTGCGGCTGGTCCACCGCGACCTGAACCCGCCCAACATCCTGGTGTCGCGCATTGGCGAGGTGAAGCTGTCGGACTTCGGCATCGCGCGGGACGCGGTGCGCGCCAACCTCACGGTGGCGGGCAGCGTGCGCGGCAAGCTGGGCTACATGGCGCCGGAGCAGGCCATGGGCCAGGACATCGACGGGCGTGCGGACCTCTTCGCCCTGGGACTCACGCTGCACGAGGCCCTCACCGGCCGGCGCGCGCTGAGCGGCCACTCGGAAGAGGTGCTGCTGCGCGCGGCGGTGGACCAGGAGGTCGTCCCGCCCTCGCAGCTCAACCCCGCGGTGCCGCTGGCCCTGGACCTCATCGTCATGCAGCTGCTGCAGAAGGACCCGGCGAAGCGCACCCCCAACGGCGCGGCGCTGCGGCAGCAGCTGCTGGCGCTGGAGGGCCCCGCGGCCCCCTTCCCTCACGGCCAGGGCGAGCTGGGGCGGGTGGCGCGCGAGGCGAAGACGCTGGCGGAGCAACTGACGCAGGAGACCGTGGAGACGGCGGCCGTGGGGAAGCCGGGGCTCGCGCGCCTGGCGTGA
- a CDS encoding TetR/AcrR family transcriptional regulator — MSKEPAKREIKQERAARTRVEILEAAITLFARRGYLSTTMSDLAKAIRMTPGALYWHFPTKEDLLLAAIEELHQRYLMEFAPLLAERRILSGREQLVFVVSRTSQFLRYHREYGIFFGMLSAESAESNDRVAEALREKISLYVAVLAGMIRFGQKRNEFRQEVDPLHMAHTMMGGYLGILLHHNLYRGMVNYDPLMASLDQILSGGLHVRGPLG, encoded by the coding sequence ATGAGCAAGGAACCAGCGAAGCGCGAAATCAAACAGGAACGGGCCGCGCGAACGCGGGTCGAAATCCTGGAGGCCGCCATCACGTTGTTCGCTCGGCGGGGCTACCTGTCGACGACGATGTCGGACCTGGCGAAAGCCATCCGGATGACACCGGGCGCGCTCTACTGGCACTTCCCCACCAAGGAAGACCTGCTCCTGGCGGCCATCGAGGAATTGCACCAGCGCTACCTGATGGAGTTCGCGCCGCTGCTCGCCGAGCGCCGCATCCTGTCCGGCCGGGAGCAGCTGGTGTTCGTGGTGTCGCGCACGTCCCAGTTCCTGCGCTACCACCGCGAATACGGCATCTTCTTCGGGATGCTGTCCGCCGAGTCCGCGGAGTCCAACGACCGCGTGGCGGAGGCGCTGCGCGAGAAGATCTCCCTCTACGTGGCGGTGCTGGCGGGGATGATCCGCTTCGGCCAGAAGCGCAATGAGTTCCGCCAGGAGGTGGACCCGCTGCACATGGCCCACACGATGATGGGCGGCTACCTGGGCATCCTGCTGCACCACAACCTGTACCGCGGCATGGTGAACTACGACCCGCTGATGGCGTCGTTGGATCAAATCCTCTCCGGCGGCCTCCACGTGCGCGGCCCCCTGGGCTGA